The Sabethes cyaneus chromosome 3, idSabCyanKW18_F2, whole genome shotgun sequence DNA window GAACTGTTTCTGATTCAACTGATTCACCAACCAGTAAGGTTCACTGCGCTCGGCATCACAATTGGTTACACGACTTTGCTTTCGGTGAGTATTTTATGAATTTTGACCACGATTTTTTGGCAATTCTGTCGTTTTTTCACAGATAATCACCTCGGTGACAAGCTACCTGGTCATAGTGATTCAATTTGAGATTACCAGCAGCAATTGCAACAGAAATCAACTCTAAAACAAACATCTATTTCGCTTTGTTGTGGAATACCTAAACTTTATTTCATCAATTGTTCACAGATATATACTTTTCAAAGAGAAAtagttaacaataatttatcattttttcttttctttcctgTTTCGTATGAAATATAGACAATTATAAGGTATCACGCTAGTGTACATAGCACATAGAACATAATCGTAAGCGACTAAATAGTTGGGATCTCCacgagaaaaatagaaaattactTAGCAGACTATACGTAGATGGTGCCACGCTGGCGCTCCGTGTGCGCCGGCAGCGTCACCTTTCGTTTCTTATGATTGTAATAATGACAATAATTATAACAGATGTTTGAGAACAAGACGAAGGAAGCTTCTGCCACACGCTGATCCGAGGGATATTTTTGTTTAACAAGTATCGAGTTATGGAATGCTTTTCTGACTATCCCTAGATTCTTTGCAATTCGATCTAAGATTGATTGTTTTGCATGGACGCAAAGTTTCAAGCCGTTACGTTCAAATAAGTGCTTGGAGGTGTATTTAATTACATGTTTTGGAAATGAGGCAGATCATAAATGCAGGCTGTAATAGGAAAAGTGTAATAATGTAAACTGCTTACTGGTGTTCTATAAACTGTTGCCTAACAATTCGATGAGTTTATGTAACTAGATGTATCAATTTAACTACAGTACTCGCGATTGACCTAAACTAGCGCATTCGTCTCACGCACGTTTGCCGGAAGGGggtgtatatttttcgtttcagCCAAACAAAACCTACCCTCAGCATTATATTGCATATTATGCATTACATATAAATGTTAGCCTTAGCACTTCAAAAAGTGGTAAAACAGTGTTCTAAAGAGCTTTTTTTCAACTACGATACGTCTACGGTTGTCTGCATATTAGAAAATGTTTATAAAGATTTCCAATTGTACATTATTCCACCAATCTAATGCTTTTCCGGGCAATTCGAGATGTACATCTGCTCCACTTGACGATGCTTTTTTATTTACAGTACCTTTGCAATTATACCAGCTAATGCTTGATATGTCCTGCCGGGTTATTCGCCCTAAGAACACCAAGTTGTTCGAGGTTTTAAACAATTTATTTACACGTCACTTTTTAGAGGAcggaaaatcaaaatttaattgGTCGTACCTTTCACATTTATGCAAACTTACAAAAAAATATAACCTGTAATTAGTTATAATACACTTTTTTGCTGCGCATATCCGTAAcaattgaaaattaacaaaaatattCTGTTCGCGGTTAGAAGCATTGAATGTCGATAGAAAGCCGTTCTGCGATAGCAAGAAAAATGGGATGTTATAGTCTATGAAATTCTAGCGTTGGCGTCGGCGAGATTTATAGACAAACGCAACGTGCTGATCTGCTTGCGGCCGTTGCTCTCGTCGTCTGCGAAGCTGGCGCTTGtcgtggtcgtcgtcgtcgtcgcgttCTCTTCGTCTCAGGCAATTTCCTTCGCTACTGGCACGATGGCTTCCCAGTATTTCATTTGCTGCAAACGGAAATTCGTAAATTACCATCAGCCGTAGTTTATTTCGAACCTAGATCTTACCTGCTGCTGATGCGCCATTTGATCTTCTAGATACTTTATGATGGTCGATTTGAAGTCACGTGCACGAGTTAACTCGAAACGTTCCATCTCTCGTTTGATTTCGCTGGAAATATTGTCGAACTCTTTCTGACAACGTTGAACCTTTGCTTCCCACTGAAAATGAATACTTTTGCATGAATTCTAAGTGATCATGCTTAACATAAACAATTTACCTCTTCAACTTCCTTTTGTGCCAGATCTAGCTTATCCCTTCGTTCTTGCAGTTCTAGTTTGGCtttgttttcacgttttttCGTTAACTGCATCTGCGCATGCTGCCAGTTTTGGAAAACTTTAACACGCTCATGAAAAACATCTTTTATGGCCCCGAACAGGCCGATGTAGTCTTTAATCGTTTCCGATAGGATGTACAGATCGGAATTGGCCTGCTCGGAGCGTAGCAGTTCGACCTTTTCCTCCACGTCGGCCAACTGAGAAAGCGCTTGCGAAAGCCCCGTGTGCTCCTCGCAGGTACTCAAAAGGGCGGCTGATTTGGCCACACCACCTGTCAGTGTAGCCAGCTCGCGGCGGTGGTTGACTAGTGCCTTGATGGCCGAATGCAACTTCTGCATGTGAGCATCGATTGTTTCCACTTCGTTGATCTTGTCGTTAAACCACGGATCGGTTTCATCCATTTTGTAGGTAATTTTATTCACAGTCTCACCGACTTTGTTAAATAATCTCATAACACCAGCCCCGCTGAGAGCTGCCGTATTTACTGCCCGCGGTAGTTCCTGATCACTTTCGAGAAAGTTAACAAAGTCCCCATCTTGACAGAGGAACGGATGCTGTGCAACCCGATTAAGAAATCGTTCTAATGAGGCACGACGATTTTCGACCCATTCCAGATTAATACCGGTTCCTGGTTCGTTTTGCGGTTGACTGCTCATTTTTACTTTAGTCGTTCCGATGATATTCTTTTCCGGGGCAGGTGGAATAATACGGCCAAGTCGGAGATACTTACTAACCAGCAGATCGTGCAACCCAAGAAAGTCGCTAAAGCGACGCATCGTGAAAAACTGACGTTTCTTAAACTTAAGAATGTTAGTTTTTGTTGAAACTCTGAAACAATGGtgtgttttatgacttttttaggattttttattgattagatTACTTACTTATACGCTAGGTACGATCCCATGCCATCCCCGACCTTTTGGGGATCAGACACAGAAATTTCAATAAAAACGTCCCCTGCTTCGGTAGTTGGAACATCCTCGAGTACCGGTGAGAGAGGTTCCTAATAGGAATGAAATAGCAAAATTTGACGCAACAatattttgtgttatttttttacattagatATCACTTTATCCATTCTTTCGTTTCCACTCTGTCAGTAATTATTAATGTTTTCTATCACATAAAACAAGTTCCAAACACTAAACgctacagtacagtgtttgctTCTTTCACTGTACCATTAGTAACGCCCATTTAGCAAACCAGCTTATCTACTGATAAGCGATTTCAAACTATATATGAAATATGTTTCcatacgaaaaagaaaaaaataacacaagaaTGATTCATCTGGCATCTCTTTACGATCATGAAACGCATTCAAATCAGACACCATCGATTAATCCAATTTATTGAATTGCTTCTTTCTCGCACAGAGAAACGAGAAAAGCATAACGTTTACGAAGTGTGAAGCATTTTTGTCATCATTTTCTTTCAATGTAACCCAGTGACCAATCCGTGTGATTTTTACATACCTGAATAGCCGACTCGAAGATATCGGTTTCGTTCTCATCATCCGGCGAAGTAATATCCACATTGTCGAACAGTGGTGGCTGTCCCGTTGGttcttgctgttgctgctgctggtgctccTCACCAGTTCCGTTGTTCTCCATCATTTTTCCCGTGCGGTTTCTGCTACGATTTGAAGAGGCTACAACAAAAGCACTTTCAATTCCAATGATCGACGACACGCCTTGTGCACTTAAGCTATGCTAGCTAGCCTCGCTGTTAACGGCGCTGACACAAGAAACTATATTCTCAACTATAAAACGGTGCTTATCTTTAATTTTACTGTATTCACTTCTGCTCTATTTTGGCAGCGTTCCGTAGTGTACCCGCACAAAATTCTAAAACGCCAAAATTGTTCGTCAGCAAAATAGCAATTTGTGCTGATTGTGTCAAAAGCAGaaaagaaaggaagaaaaatcgAAAGACGTCAACTGTCAAATAATTTGACATTAACGGTATTTCGCGACGCTTGTCGCGACGTCATTTTCAAAAAGGCGAGAACACGACATGTACACAATAGTACTAAAACCTGGCGTTTTTTTTAAAACGACTCGAAGTCGAACCATTCGAACATGAGAACGTGACCATTATTTCGATCATTTCGACGAAGCTATGACGGAGCTGTTGATATTTTTCTGGTTTTTGAATGAGAAAAAGAgggtcaaaaatatttttgcttttgttttctcgCACGCGTTGTTAGTTCGGCATGGGATTTCATGTAAGTGCGAACCGTGTGAACAGAGGCTAAAAAATCTTTTTCGGCTCCgttatcgaccttttcgcgtgcgtaatggcggctagtgggtacaactttcggagaacgctagcatgcctttggcaactttattcacgtcaagttgatatttacagccttaattgttgttgtagaactttcaagcatacgtgagcggagttcccaaaagcaaataaacattgtcgaaaactgtacccactagccgccattaagcgcgcgaaaaggtggatagcgaATATAcgtttagagtgactatatacagagtggcgacatgccatcccaaatgtatgcaatacgaattttctttctctttcctgcatacgcattggataggtcgt harbors:
- the LOC128741726 gene encoding sorting nexin-2, which codes for MMENNGTGEEHQQQQQQEPTGQPPLFDNVDITSPDDENETDIFESAIQEPLSPVLEDVPTTEAGDVFIEISVSDPQKVGDGMGSYLAYKVSTKTNILKFKKRQFFTMRRFSDFLGLHDLLVSKYLRLGRIIPPAPEKNIIGTTKVKMSSQPQNEPGTGINLEWVENRRASLERFLNRVAQHPFLCQDGDFVNFLESDQELPRAVNTAALSGAGVMRLFNKVGETVNKITYKMDETDPWFNDKINEVETIDAHMQKLHSAIKALVNHRRELATLTGGVAKSAALLSTCEEHTGLSQALSQLADVEEKVELLRSEQANSDLYILSETIKDYIGLFGAIKDVFHERVKVFQNWQHAQMQLTKKRENKAKLELQERRDKLDLAQKEVEEWEAKVQRCQKEFDNISSEIKREMERFELTRARDFKSTIIKYLEDQMAHQQQQMKYWEAIVPVAKEIA